A stretch of the Lactuca sativa cultivar Salinas chromosome 9, Lsat_Salinas_v11, whole genome shotgun sequence genome encodes the following:
- the LOC111902989 gene encoding uncharacterized protein LOC111902989 yields MAETTATATVISSRTAIATGTGTSYTVPKLEPSPSASMATTIEDVDEDMFLSKSELLAREEVLKRRSRKLKQIARVYKDHYWCMMEELKLKYREYYWEYGKSPYQDDGSVTEIDAEKNGDDELGLEFSSDLSRCAVHGCKSKAMALTKFCHAHILSDSKQKLYMGCNYVIKSSQAGPILCGRPILKSTVPSLCATHFQKAEKHVARALKKAGLNVTSTSKVAPKFHVIIAEYVRLIQSKRRIAHKAELENLDVKEEDISI; encoded by the exons ACCGCCATCGCCACCGGCACCGGCACCAGTTACACTGTTCCTAAGCTCGAACCATCACCCTCCGCCTCCATGGCTACAACTATTGAGGATGTAGACGAAGATATGTTTCTATCAAAGTCCGAGTTATTAGCTCGTGAAGAAGTACTTAAACGACGATCTCGAAAACTGAAGCAGATAGCTAGGGTTTACAAGGATCATTACTGGTGTATGATGGAAGAACTGAAATTGAAGTACAGAGAATATTATTGGGAGTATGGGAAGAGTCCGTATCAGGATGATGGATCAGTAACTGAAATCGATGCGGAAAAGAATGGCGATGATGAGTTAGGGTTAGAGTTTAGTAGCGATTTAAGTCGGTGTGCTGTTCATGGATGTAAATCAAAAGCCATGGCGCTAACCAAGTTTTGTCATGCTCATATATTGTCCGATTCTAAACAGAAACTCTACATGGGTTGCAATTACGTGATCAAAAG CTCACAAGCAGGACCTATACTTTGTGGGAGACCAATTCTTAAATCCACAGTTCCTTCTCTATGTGCAACTCATTTCCAAAAGGCAGAAAAACATGTTGCAAGGGCTTTAAAGAAAGCAGGGCTAAATGTAACCTCTACTAGTAAAGTTGCTCCAAAATTTCATGTTATTATTGCAGAATATGTTCGTCTAATTCAAAGTAAAAGAAGAATTGCTCATAAAGCAGAATTAGAGAATCTTGATGTAAAAGAAGAAGATATCAGCATTTAA